From a region of the uncultured Desulfobacter sp. genome:
- a CDS encoding RRXRR domain-containing protein, whose amino-acid sequence MKVYVKSQSGKWLMPTNPANARILLKQGKAKVIQRTPFAVQLLYEATEHIQPVTVGIDDGGIHVGIAAASHGQSLFQQEVVLRSDIKSKLDTRRQYRRFRRHRKTRYRKPRFLNRKQSIPTCKVCGKNAPASKVICRACLKKVNGVHQKYAKIKKSVFRIPPSIKAKKDIIVRVVKQIPLPISQIVLEDVYFDFQAMENPDILGEQYQHGALFYHKNFKQACLVRDGFKCRSCGATSTLQCHHIKPRADGGTDKLSNLMTLCEGCHEKHHKDSLKLPKQKSSFYISAAHVQQGKQYLQNELLKITPLQTTFGYITSHYRNKAGIEKSHINDAVIIANKQAIPLDWQIKTKHVQLRKRSLHEATARKGRKTRNRTQKRNNKNVFTLKGFNRWDTVRYKGKVGFISGFTGASACYIVDIEGNYIKNPIKKYKQVNLRKVSLICRNQTIISQ is encoded by the coding sequence ATGAAAGTGTATGTCAAATCACAATCCGGCAAATGGCTGATGCCGACAAATCCGGCAAATGCCAGGATTTTGCTCAAACAGGGCAAGGCAAAAGTAATTCAAAGAACTCCGTTTGCCGTTCAACTGCTTTATGAGGCCACGGAACATATACAGCCTGTGACGGTCGGCATTGATGACGGAGGTATCCATGTCGGTATTGCCGCCGCATCCCATGGTCAATCATTGTTTCAACAAGAGGTGGTTTTACGTTCGGATATCAAGTCAAAGCTGGATACTCGGAGACAATATCGAAGATTTAGAAGACATCGAAAAACAAGGTACCGAAAACCCAGATTTCTCAATAGAAAACAGTCTATCCCGACATGCAAGGTATGTGGTAAAAATGCTCCGGCATCCAAAGTGATCTGTCGAGCTTGCCTGAAAAAAGTCAACGGCGTTCATCAAAAATATGCCAAGATAAAAAAAAGTGTTTTCCGAATTCCGCCATCAATCAAGGCAAAGAAAGACATAATTGTCCGGGTAGTAAAACAAATTCCATTGCCGATCTCCCAAATTGTTTTGGAAGACGTTTATTTTGATTTTCAGGCAATGGAGAACCCCGATATTTTAGGTGAACAATATCAGCATGGAGCGCTTTTTTATCACAAGAATTTCAAACAGGCGTGTCTAGTTCGGGATGGTTTCAAGTGTCGGTCTTGCGGGGCAACGTCCACGCTGCAATGCCATCATATAAAGCCGAGAGCCGACGGCGGCACGGACAAGTTATCGAACCTGATGACGCTATGTGAAGGTTGCCATGAAAAGCACCATAAAGACAGCCTGAAACTTCCGAAACAAAAAAGTTCTTTCTACATTTCAGCAGCTCACGTTCAGCAGGGGAAACAGTACCTGCAAAATGAATTGTTGAAAATAACGCCGCTGCAAACAACTTTCGGCTATATCACCAGTCATTACCGGAATAAAGCCGGGATTGAAAAATCCCACATCAATGATGCTGTTATCATTGCAAACAAACAGGCGATTCCTCTGGACTGGCAAATAAAGACAAAACATGTTCAATTACGGAAAAGAAGCCTGCATGAAGCAACAGCAAGAAAAGGAAGAAAAACTCGTAATCGGACGCAAAAACGGAATAATAAGAACGTATTTACACTGAAAGGTTTCAACCGGTGGGATACGGTACGGTACAAGGGAAAAGTCGGTTTCATATCGGGCTTCACAGGTGCATCTGCTTGCTATATTGTAGATATCGAAGGAAACTATATCAAAAATCCAATAAAAAAATATAAGCAAGTCAATTTGCGGAAGGTGTCGCTGATATGCAGGAATCAAACAATTATCAGTCAATAG
- the map gene encoding type I methionyl aminopeptidase, giving the protein MKIKSTAIRPNELCPCGSGKKFKNCCRNKKTEISLKDKYKNKYDIILKTPEQVDGIRKCGELLLSIMEGVEGMIRPGLKTDDINTYVHEQTIKAGAVPAPLNYRGFPKSVCVSVNDVICHGIPGERVLEDGDIVNVDITPILNGYYADANRTFFVGTPGRDARKIVAVAAESLRLGIEQIKPGATLGDIGHAIQKYAEGQGCSVVREFVGHGVGLDFHEQPQVLHFGRPGTGVILVPGMVFTIEPMVNLGKKELHVLEDRWTAVTNDGSLSAQFEQTLLVTEDGYESLTPYEL; this is encoded by the coding sequence ATGAAAATTAAATCAACGGCCATTCGACCCAATGAGCTCTGCCCGTGCGGCAGTGGGAAAAAATTCAAAAATTGCTGCAGGAACAAAAAAACTGAAATTTCGTTAAAGGATAAGTATAAAAATAAATATGACATTATTTTGAAAACGCCTGAACAGGTTGACGGTATCAGAAAATGCGGCGAACTGCTTTTATCCATTATGGAAGGGGTTGAGGGTATGATTCGCCCCGGCTTGAAAACCGATGACATCAACACCTATGTCCATGAACAGACCATAAAAGCCGGGGCCGTACCTGCACCGCTCAACTACAGGGGGTTTCCCAAAAGTGTCTGCGTTTCCGTTAATGATGTTATCTGCCACGGAATACCCGGCGAGCGGGTGCTTGAGGATGGAGATATTGTTAATGTAGATATTACTCCGATTTTGAATGGTTACTATGCCGACGCCAATAGAACCTTTTTTGTGGGAACGCCCGGACGCGATGCCCGGAAAATTGTTGCCGTGGCTGCTGAAAGCCTGCGGCTGGGTATAGAACAGATTAAGCCCGGGGCTACTTTAGGGGATATTGGGCATGCCATTCAAAAATATGCCGAAGGTCAGGGATGTTCGGTTGTCAGGGAATTCGTGGGGCATGGTGTTGGTCTTGATTTCCATGAACAGCCCCAGGTTCTTCACTTTGGACGGCCCGGTACCGGCGTGATCCTTGTTCCCGGCATGGTGTTCACGATTGAACCCATGGTCAATTTAGGCAAAAAAGAACTCCATGTGCTTGAGGACCGGTGGACCGCTGTAACCAATGACGGGTCCCTGTCCGCTCAGTTTGAGCAGACTCTTCTTGTGACGGAAGACGGGTACGAGAGTTTAACCCCATATGAGTTATAG